The genomic region AAAGATGGGGAGAACCTGATTCTTCTCGGTGCGTGCTTGTCACTTCAATGATCGATCGTAAAGATGATCTTGTATGTTCTATACATCTTCGTAGATTGATTTATGCAATATTAAAAATGTGTAATACTTGCATATGTATGTGTTTAGAGACATGTATATGAATTACAAGCTTCTGATCATACATTTGTGATGTGTACTGTTGGTTATGAGCTTCTaatcatattttattttaattttaattttattatttatatttattttttatacatTTTTATACAGTTGTTAGCTGTTGCAAGGAAAAGTGGTGTGGTAAGTGTTTAGTGTTTGTTATTTGCGGGGCCGAATCTGGGGTTGAGCGGCGTGTACGACGGCACTGGGCAGCAAACGGTAAGGGGCATCAAATTTCATGTCGAATTTGAAATATTATAGTCAAGGAAATCGATTTAAAAAACGTGGTTTTATGTTTGAGGTTGCAGGTACTTACCAAGAAGACGAAATGTTTCATTCTATTTGGTTTACGACCCTTTCTTATTATAATACGGTTTAATTATGGCCCCTCaaatttttatcattaacaatCTAGCTCCCTAGAAGTTCAGATAAAGCAAAAGAGTGTGCAGGGAACTCATAAACTACAAATACTAGAAATTGTACTACTTTACTGTACTCAATACTCGTATTATTCAGAAAATTACTAAATTAATCGTTTCTAGTTTTCAACTTGTCAAAATGTGTAGTTtagttgattttttttttcaaacaaagTACAATGAGTCAAGAAAGACATAACGAATTAGCATTTTTGAGTACCGAGAATAAATTATTTATCGGATGTTGACTATGCTAaaataattgatgtttttgcttcaaaaaatataaaaaaatatctttTTAGGTGATATACGGACTTGTAACTCGAAGTTTATCTCCCCATAGTGTAAAGTTTTtagtagttaataataataatcggcAAGGGTTTAGCCGCATTGTATGACTAGGTTCCAAATTTTtaagagtgttttttttttttttataggggGCATCGTTTTTCGCGGCTCGCATAGGTCATCCAATATTTCAGGACTGGCCCTGGTCATTTGTATATCATGTTAATTGGATAATTCTTGTTTTTTTGAGAAATCGTGTGACATGTGCCTAACTGTGGATTTATATGTACAACACATGTTGAGTTGCTTTCCCCTATTAATAGTGATCTTCGAGTCTCGTTTCCTGATGACAATCAAACTGAAGCGCAGTCTAGTGAAGATAATAATATTGTTGGGTTGCATTTGTTTAAAAAACTGACATCTGAGTCATCATCTAGGTATTTGTTACTAATTGCTCCAATTTGTTCTATCGTTCCTACATGATTAGCTGTTTTTTTTCCGTTACAAATTTTTTATTGTAATAGATATTTTGGACACATAGATACAAAGTCTCTAACCAAGTATATCTATCAGTATTGATATGAAAAGCTAGGTCAAACTTTCTGATTCTTGTGGGTTGCAGATGAAAAAAGTAATTGGTCATATATGTTTAATGTATTTCAATTACGTTTTGCagtcctttttgaacaatttggcatagtcaGGTATTGAACCTGAGTGATGTGTTTCATTGGGCAattcggtggccactcaggcaagcctacATGGTTGAATCTGTAGAAGTTTTATCTAACTTTAATTGGAGCTTGGTCTAATAAAATATATAGTAGTTTGGTTAATTATAAAAAGCAAAGTATGATCACCGATTGACTATTGGACTGATTAGTTAAGATAATTTTCTACAATTAAGATACTAAATATCCGTTTAGAATGAGCGAGTAGGAGGTGGTAGAGCATCCCGAAACCACCCTATTTTCTCTACCACTGCTAGTTTATCAACTATCTTGAACAATGAACATATTGTGTAAATGTGTAAATGTGTAAATGCttaatatatatcaaatattaCAAAAAACCCGAGTTCATGGACTGTAACCTTATTATTCAATAGAAGAACAGAATTTATTCATTAGAAAAATGAATCAACTTTTTCCCAAATTGAAAAGTTTCAAAAAATTATGTCTTCATCTTTCACTTGAGTTCCAAACAACATAGGCTCCCCTTTCTTTAAAGAAAAATCATTCTTTTTAGCAGCTTCTTCTTTCTTTTCAATCTCTCTCTTTTTATAACTTTGTATCTTCTTCAATCTAAAAAAATCCTCCCTTTCGAGCTCATCCAACTCGCCCTTAATATAAACCACCGTATTCTCCAATCTTGGCTTCACAACGTTCTCTAGCGCATTAACCCTCCGATTAGTGGTCTTAATCGCCCCATCAAGTGTCAAAAACGACGTTTGTAAAGACGCAAGATCAACAAGAACTTCAACCGCTTTCAAATAAGCAATTTTACATCCTTGCACTTGTTGCCCGCCTCTCGCGAGCCCAGTCAAATCATTTTTCGTCATTTCACCTTCGGTAAAATACTCAAATTTCGGCAGTTTAACGCCTGCAACATTTTCTTGACGTGAACGAACTCTAACAGAAGCACTTTCGACTTTTTCTAACACAATGTGTTTGATGTTTTCACCCGCAACGTATTTGGCCTCAGTTAGTGCAAATGAAGATGATTTCATTATTGTTCCCATTGATTCTTTAGTTGAGACGATTTTTTTGAGAATTTGGCGAAACTGCACGGTTAGTGCATCGCTTTTTTTCTTTAATAAAGCGTGACCTCTTGTCGCGCCAGTAAGGCGAGCTTTGACGATTGCAAGCATTGTAACAGTTGGAACAACGTTCAAACGTTGACTCTGACCCGACATCGTGTCAAATAGTAAAACCTATAAACAAAAACTGTTCAAACTTGTGAAATATATGTGATATGAAATCAGTAGTCACTTTTTGTAACCTACTAACAATAATAGCATTATATTAAATTTGTAAATGATGGAAAAATGAAGATGAAAGTGAATGTAACAATTTATTTAACCTTTTGAAATTAAATTGAAACTGAATTAGGTTAAAAATAAATCTAAAATCATATGATGAGAATGTGTTGAGCATCATTATCATTGCTTTCATATAAGAAAGATCAACAATAATTTGGTCAATTACACCATGCACTTGAAAATGATACCTACGTTAGCGATCAGATTAAGAATGTAATTCATATCATATCGTGAAACAGATCAGGGTCAAGAACAAAGAAATAGATTAAAttgataaattaataaataaatgcaaaCCTCTACGATGAGAAATTTCGAAATGTAggagaagttgattatgattagtGAGTTATGATCAAAAAATTATCGCACAGAATCAATTGTTGTGCGTGCTCGGATATGAGAAACAAAGACAGAATTTTAACAATGAgtatacttagaaatttatataggTTTTAGTTTTGTTTACCGCACCtaagttttataaattatttttatttttatttgtattttgtACAATGGCTAGAGAATACGTTAAACCATGGATGGAGACTTCTATCAATAGAAACTCTCAGTTTTCATTCATTATTTTTTTCTAAATATGAATTTAGTATTTATTTTACAAAGTAAAACTTGGTcttatattcattttcatcataagtatgtatatgtacagctactaatttttatattatatatatgatgccgttcaaataaaaaaaaaaaatttatttaatgaAACTTCTGTCACATTGGCTTATCGTGCCAATTCGATCATAGAGAATTTGAGATGACCAAAAGTACTAATTGAAACCACACACACATTCTCAAAAGAATACATACAATAAATATATCACGATAAAGGAAAAATCAACCCAAAGAAGCCTATTATTACATATTTTTCTTCTAAACAATTTGTTTAATTTTGTACCAGTTGGGTATTAATCCTAGTCGATGCTCAATCGCATTTTCAAGTTTCTCCATTTCTTGAAATAGATCTTTGTTTGTTACTCGATCAACAACACGTTTCTGAGCAACAGCACCATCTGTCGATCAAACATCAAAATAATTTATATATgtttgagtatatatatataaaataacgtatacataaaataaaataatatatacctTTTTGAGTATTTGGCATAAAATATGTCCTTTCTCCACGTGTCCTTTCACCAAACGTTGAAATACTCTCCTTTCTTGCAGGTCTCGTGATAACAGTCTCCTTCAAAACTCTTTTATCATTCACATTTTGTTCACTGTTTTGATCATCAGTTTTCCCAAATTTAGACAACCGCATTGACTTTGAATTTAGCGGCTTGTTTGACTGGCTTCGTGTCTTACTAAGAGAAGAACCTGCTTGTTTAACTTGTTTTAGATCTTTAGTTTTCTCAAAAGGCGGCTGCGTAATCGCATTAGATTCCGAATGTTGCAGCTTCTTGTTTGACTGTTGACTAGAATCTGGTATTCAAGTTCTTTGGTGGTTACAGGTTCGGTTGATACGATAAGGTGTATGCGTGTGTGGCCCACAGAAAAGGTCATGAGAGGTTGTGTGTTACTAAAAGACGTTAAGAGCTTAGATAATAAATCACTTGGAGAAAAAATGTAAACGATAAGTGTCACACAGAGGAACACTTTAaagctggtaacaataaaagaagcaAACATGTAGACAAAAACAGCACAAACAAGGAATTCAAGACAAAAAGAGGATTGAATTGAGGAAGACATTGTGGGAGAATAAAAGTTTAGAGAAATTAATTGCAGGGATGAAAATGAATGAATAAAGTCTGGAGTATTAAATTTATAGAATCATGTTTGTGAATAAGGTAAGCCAttaatttgaatttaaattattcAATTTACTATGTTTGTGAATTCAGATTTCTTAATATAAGTTGATGGTTATTGGTTACAGTTTTCTATGATTGAATCAAAAATATGGAAACTTGTCAACCCTTTTTAATCCGTATCATTCAGCTTCAAGTGCATAACGGTATTAAGAAGGGAACTTATGAACAAAAATTCAAATCCTATATGTTAATAACTATAGTTTTTCTCTAATAATAATATACTTaaaaaataaactaattaaaagtatATAAAACGTTTAAAAAAATGAAAACAACCCCTTAAACCTGGTAGTTCCTTTTTGCTGGAGTAATATATTTCTTTATTGGTTTATTGATTATTaactacggagtaaatatataaataactcccTATAGTGTGACAAAGTGCATGTTACCAAATTCATAAACAAATGAAAACTCAAACCATTTATGGCGTTTTCATCTTAAGAATGGGTAAAAGTTACTACCTTTGAACAGTAAGGTAGCTATTACTGACCAGAATAAGCTCTGTTGAACAGTTCAGAGGCCTTAAAGTCATTCGAATTGTTGTAAAGGTCACAAGAGAAAACTCGATCATATCATCAATTGAGAAGCTTCCATAATCTGCTTCGTCACAAGAGAAAACTCGATCATATCATCAGTTTTTGAAACTAAATATACATTACTCCTATTAGTAAAACATTGATTGTGTAATTGTTTTTGAAACTAAATGCACATCTTCCACTTGTTTATCTGGTGCAGTTTTGGCAAAGATATATACAAAATACACCAAAAAATTTAGCTTTAGGATTTTTCCTTCatagtttaatatatttataaaaaaaatatgggAGAAAGTAAGAAATTGAGCAAACCTTGAGATCTGAATACGAACAAGCTACTTCAAACAATAGATACAGGATGCTGAAACTGAATTAACTGCATAAGAGAGATCATGAATGCACAATCTATACAGACACATGTAGCAATACCTTGTTAATGAAAATCAGTAAAACATATTGTTATCATCTAAAAGTTACTTGCTTTACACCAACAATGCACTGAAAATTCTCTCAAGAACAAATTTTCATTACTTTAAGAACTCCAATGTGAACTTTTTGTTTTATCGAATTACAATGTCAATGTCATACTCTTGATCTCCCACAACAAGAGAATATGACCCTTCTTGCATAACCATTAACCCATCCTCGTTAGCGCGACTAAAGTATTCGCAAGGCTTCACAACAAACTCAACTTCACTACTTTCATTTGCTCCTAAACTTACTCGTCGATAGCCTACCAATTGTTTTGTCAAATGCTTATTTGAGTCCATGTCATCCCACTTTGCAAATAGTAACACAGTGTGATTACTAGCCTGTCCCTGGTTCTCAACACTAACCGCCACCATGAACTCTACTTTTTCACACAACCCCTTCCCAACCCTTGAAACTAATATGCTACGAGAGGGTATAGCTTTGTTTGGACTTAAAATAATCTTGTTTTGAGTACTCGAAACAAACTTATAGGAATGGTTCGAGTAACTAAGACCATGCCCGAATTCGAAAACTGTTTTCCCGGTGTAGAATCG from Rutidosis leptorrhynchoides isolate AG116_Rl617_1_P2 chromosome 9, CSIRO_AGI_Rlap_v1, whole genome shotgun sequence harbors:
- the LOC139868877 gene encoding V-type proton ATPase subunit D-like; this encodes MSGQSQRLNVVPTVTMLAIVKARLTGATRGHALLKKKSDALTVQFRQILKKIVSTKESMGTIMKSSSFALTEAKYVAGENIKHIVLEKVESASVRVRSRQENVAGVKLPKFEYFTEGEMTKNDLTGLARGGQQVQGCKIAYLKAVEVLVDLASLQTSFLTLDGAIKTTNRRVNALENVVKPRLENTVVYIKGELDELEREDFFRLKKIQSYKKREIEKKEEAAKKNDFSLKKGEPMLFGTQVKDEDIIF